In Nicotiana tabacum cultivar K326 chromosome 11, ASM71507v2, whole genome shotgun sequence, a single window of DNA contains:
- the LOC107781770 gene encoding uncharacterized protein LOC107781770 isoform X2, with product MEEDAPVKNEEEEFNTGPLSVLMMSVKNNTQVLINCRNNRKLLGRVRAFDRHCNMVLENVREMWTEVPKTGKGKKKGQPVNKDRFISKMFLRGDSVIIVLRNPK from the exons gtgaaaaatgaggaagaggagTTCAACACTGGCCCACTTTCTGTCCTGATGATGAGTGTTAAGAATAACACTCAG GTGCTCATCAACTGTAGGAACAACAGGAAACTTCTCGGCCGTGTGAGGGCGTTCGATCGTCACTGCAACATGGTGCTTGAAAATGTTAGGGAAATGTGGACTGAG GTTCCCAAGactggaaaaggaaaaaagaagggtCAACCTGTTAACAAAGATAGGTTTATTAGCAAGATGTTCCTTCGTGGAGATTCTGTGATCATTGTCCTCCGAAATCCCAAGTAG
- the LOC107781770 gene encoding uncharacterized protein LOC107781770 isoform X1: MSRPMEEDAPVKNEEEEFNTGPLSVLMMSVKNNTQVLINCRNNRKLLGRVRAFDRHCNMVLENVREMWTEVPKTGKGKKKGQPVNKDRFISKMFLRGDSVIIVLRNPK, encoded by the exons gtgaaaaatgaggaagaggagTTCAACACTGGCCCACTTTCTGTCCTGATGATGAGTGTTAAGAATAACACTCAG GTGCTCATCAACTGTAGGAACAACAGGAAACTTCTCGGCCGTGTGAGGGCGTTCGATCGTCACTGCAACATGGTGCTTGAAAATGTTAGGGAAATGTGGACTGAG GTTCCCAAGactggaaaaggaaaaaagaagggtCAACCTGTTAACAAAGATAGGTTTATTAGCAAGATGTTCCTTCGTGGAGATTCTGTGATCATTGTCCTCCGAAATCCCAAGTAG